Genomic window (Romboutsia lituseburensis):
GAACATATAAACTCTGATTTAAAAAAGACAGACCTTATTAAAAAATTCAAGATGGTTGGCTATGATAGGTGTAATGAAATATTAGAAAAACTAGAGGAAAGATTTATAATAGACTTGTATGAAGTGCCTATAAGCACTAAAAAAGATGTATATAAAGTTATTGAAGATGCCATGGATAATAAGTTTTTTGTAAATATAAAACTTGAAGATAATATTATAGATGTGTTTCCTGTTTCTTATGTTTAAAAAAAGAAGGGCTACATTTATATTATTATGATGATGAATATAAATTAATATTAATGAATATGGTGATTGACGTTTGGGAATGTGATAGACGTTATGATGGACCAATAATTAAATATAATAGGACTAAATAAGATTTTATCTATATTAAATCTATATTAAAAATAGATTTAATATAGATTTAATTCTAATTATATTGATATGATTCTCTTTTTGATTTTATAGTTAATAAAATCATAGAAACTAAAAATAATATTGGTAATTCGATTAACGGACCGATTATAAGAGCTAATGATATTAAAGGCTTATCTGGAAATGTAGCAACAGCAATTGCCAACGCTATAGGCGAATTTCTAGCAAGCGTAGTTAAACTTAAAGAAACACTGTCTTGATAATTAAGCTTGATAGCCTTACCTACGAATCTGCCGACTATAAAGTTAATTGCAAAGAATAATAATATTGGTACTAATAGAATTAATAATACCTGATAGTTTTCAAGTAATACCTTACCTTGAGAAGCAAACATAGCTATTATAGCTATATTTAAAAAATATCCTTGATAATCACACGCCTTTGGAGATATCTTTTCATCAAATTTACTATTTCCTATTTTATCTATGATAAGTTTTCTAGCTATTATTGAGCATAAAAGAGGAATCATTAAACTAAATACAACCCCTTTGCCTAGACTTAAAATATCTATATCTACACTAGTCCCACCTATTAACAATATGTATACAGGCAACAGTAGTAATTGAAGTATTAAATTTAATGGAAGTATCGAAGATCCTAAAGCTACATTACCCTTAGCAATTCCTGTAAATATTAAATACCAATCAGTACAAGGCGTAACCATAAGCATAATAAACCCTATTAAAAGTTCTGGATGGTTACTTAAAAATAATCTACCTAAAACAAATACTATTATCGGTGTCCACACAAAATTTATGATAATTGATACTGATGTAAATTTTATATTTTTAAACGAACTTCCTATCTCCTTTAAAGGAACTTGAATAAATACTAAAAATAACATTATAGTTAATGATGGCATTATTAAATATTCTGAATAAGTTTGTATAAAACCTATCTGCCCTAGTAATATCCCAAATAAGACCATACCAAAAATGATAAAACTATGAAACTTATTTACCTCTTCCATGAATTCCCTCCCGTAATTATAATTAATATCAATTGAAATAAAATATCAACAATTGAATTATAACACATAAGTTAATAGAAAATGTTAATTAATATCAATATATAATAATAATTAATATCATATAAAATTAAAAAGTATTATATATGGTGTTTTTTTAGTATCAAATAAGTAGTAAATAAATTACAAATATACTACTTATCTGATAGACTTTTTAAATATTCAACAAACCATATACAACGTTTAATACAATCATATATAAGAAATATTGATGCCATAGCACTCAATAATAAAACTAACAAACCTAATAAACTCATAATTCCTATCTCCTTATTAAAAATATATATTTATATAATACTTTTTAGTTTAAATTTGTTTATTTTTCAACTCTTACATAGATTAAAAAATTATTTAAAAATAAATTTAATATAAATTAAATAAATATTAAAAAGTTATTTAATGTTAATTTGATAATTTTTTAATATACTTAAACATAATGAATTTAAAAATTTTATATAGCATAATTCATCTAAGATAATTTATTTATATTTAAATTTTAAGATATTAAATTAATCTGTATTTATTATGTAGTACTAATTTTATCATAAACTACAATAGTATTTATTACGTAGTTAGATATAATTAAGATTTAGTATTTGAGTTTACTTTTTATATATATTAGTCCATTTTTATGAAAAGTATAGAATTTAATGATAATATTAAACTGATATAATTATAAAAAATAGTGATATAAATTTTAAAAGTAGGATGAAAGTAGGAAAATTAAATGAATTTAATAAGAAGCTTTTATAAAAATAATACTATCAATTTTAATAATATAGTTTTTACAATTTGGATTATAGGCATATTATTAACACCTATAATTGAATATTCATGGATTATATCTATGATTGCTGTTATTGTCTTAAAAGAAGATGAAATTAATTAATTTTAATTTATAAATATAGGTTTTAATAACAACGTCAGAGGTACTCTAAAGCTTAAAACTTGTATGTTAAAAGCATATTGACATTGTTAAATTTCGCTGATAGAATATAACTTAATATTTAAAATAGGATATAATAATTAAAATAGGATATAATAATTTAACCAGGCAATAAATTTATTGCTGGGCTTTTATAGCAATGGACATAGATTCATGGGAGAGTGTAAAAACTTTCCCATGGATTTTTTAATTTTTAATTTTAGGAGGAATGCTATGGAAAATACTAATTACAAGAAAGTTAAGCAAGTTTTATTAATAATATTATTTGCAAAT
Coding sequences:
- a CDS encoding arsenic resistance protein, translating into MEEVNKFHSFIIFGMVLFGILLGQIGFIQTYSEYLIMPSLTIMLFLVFIQVPLKEIGSSFKNIKFTSVSIIINFVWTPIIVFVLGRLFLSNHPELLIGFIMLMVTPCTDWYLIFTGIAKGNVALGSSILPLNLILQLLLLPVYILLIGGTSVDIDILSLGKGVVFSLMIPLLCSIIARKLIIDKIGNSKFDEKISPKACDYQGYFLNIAIIAMFASQGKVLLENYQVLLILLVPILLFFAINFIVGRFVGKAIKLNYQDSVSLSLTTLARNSPIALAIAVATFPDKPLISLALIIGPLIELPILFLVSMILLTIKSKRESYQYN